CTGCAACTAAAACAGAAATTTCAATTGTATATATCTTTTTTGCATATACCATAAACTCTTCTTGTAATTGGATATCAGTAGTTTTAATAACTCTCATTTTTTTATATCTTTTAATCTCAATTACAAGTAAAAAAATTGCAGCAGCAATCATTAAAACAACAGTAAAAGAGAAATGCTTAGCATAAGCAGAAACTATTGCACCAGTATACATTACAATTGCATTTGTTAAATGGTATAAAGGTGTCATAAACTTTAATCTTTTTGCAAGGGGTAAAAACTCTTTTGCAGTTGAAACAGAGTATAAATTAAAAATCATAACTGCTAAAAAGAAATATATTGCAAATACGTGTGTGACTACGGCATCACTCATTAAATCCATGTTAAACTCACTTTTAAAAAATTTGGGTATTATAGCTTAATTGTCATAAGGTATTAGTAAAAAAGGAACTACATGGCATTAAGTGTAAATAATGCATTAAAAACTATCATAGAATTAAATATTGAACCTAATTTTGAAATAATTCCAATTGAAGAGTCTACAAATAGAATTTGCGCAGAGACAATCTATGCAAAACTTCCCTTACCAAGATTTAACAATTCTGCAATGGATGGATATGCTTTAAAATTTGAAGATATAGATAAAGAGATTAAAGTTATAGATACAGTATTTGCTGGAGATAATAAAGATATAAACTTAGAAGAAGCAAACTGTGTAAAAATCATGACAGGTGCTGTTGTACCCCAAGATGCAACTTTAGTTGTTCCAAAAGAAAACTGTATTGAAATAAGTAATGAAAAAATAAAAATAGAAGATAAAGAGTTAAAAAAATTTTCTCATATTAGATTTGTAGGAGAAGATGTAAATAGTGGAGAGGAAATACTTAGCAAAGGAGATGAAATAAACTTTGCAAATATTACTCTACTTAGTTCTCAGGGTATCTCATATATAAAAGTTTATAAAAAACCTAAAGTTATTGTTTTTGCAAGTGGAGAAGAGCTAAAACTTCATTATGAAAAAATTGAAGATCACCAAATTTATAACTCAAATACTCCTACTCTTCTTACAAGATGTAAAGAACTAAATTGTGATGTAACTTTTATAGGTCAAGCAAGAGATAGTGTTGAATCTTTAGAGAGTTTAATAAAAAACTCACTTGATGCTGATTTAATTATCACTTCAGGAGGAGTATCTGTTGGGGATGCTGATTTTACAAATGAAGCTTTTTTAAATTTAGGTTTTGAAGAGATTTTTAAAGGAATTAAGATAAAACCAGGTAAACCAACAATATTTGGAAAAATCAATAATACCTATATTTTAAATTTACCAGGTAATCCTCTTGCTTCAGCTTTAATTTTTGAATTTTTTGGAAAAGTTCTAATTCAAAAACTATTAGGTTCAAATCTACTTTATCCTAATTGCATAAATGCAAAGTTAGGTGTAGATTTAAAAAATAAAAAAGGAAGAATTACTATAATTCCAGGTTGGTTTGATGGAGAGTTTTTCTTTCCAGAAGATAAACGTCTACCAGGAATGGTTGCAACATTAAGTAGAAGTAATTGTATTATAGTATTAGATGAGAATGTTGCTCTATTAAAAAAAGACTCAAATGTAAAACTTCTACCAATTAATTGGAAATTTTTTAGAAAAGATTATAAGGACTATTTAACATATGAATAAAACTATTAAAAAAGCAGTTTGTATTCTAAGTGGAGGGATGGATTCTACTTTAGCTTCATATATGGCAAAAAATGAAGGATATGAGATAATTGCTGTTCACTTTAATTATGGTCAAAGAACAGAAAAAAGAGAGTTACAAGCTTTTAGAGATATTTGTGCTGACCTACAAATAAAAGAAAAATATGAAATTGATATACCTTTTTTTACTCAAATTGGAGCAAGTGCATTAACTGATTCATCAATTGATGTACCAACAAATGGTGTAGAAGAAGGTGTTCCAGTTACTTATGTTCCTTTTAGAAATGGTATCTTTCTTTCAATTGCAAGTGCAATTGCAGAAAAAGAAGAAGCAAATGCTTTATTTATTGGAGTTGTAGAAGAGGATAGTTCAGGTTATCCTGATTGTACTGATGAATTTATCTCTAAAATGACAAATGCCATAAATCAAGGAACAAAAGAGTCAACTAAGATAGAGATTAAAACTCCCCTTGTACATTTAATGAAAAATGAGATTGTTGAAAAATCTTTAGAATTAAATGTTCCTCTGGAGCATACTTGGTCTTGCTATAAAGAAGAGAGTGAAGCTTGTGGAGTTTGTGACTCATGTAGATTAAGATTAAATGGTTTCAAAAAAGCGAATGCTACAGATCCAATAAAGTATAAGGAATAAGTTTTGACTTGGAAAATTTCAAAATCTTTTGATTTTTGTTATGGACATAGAGTTTGGTCTCAAACTTTAAATAGTGAATACTCTTTAGACCCTTGTTTAAAGTGTAGACATTTACATGGACATCAAGGACAAATTGTTATCTTTTTAGAAGCAAATGAGTTAAAAGATGGGATGGTAACAGATTTTAAACACTTAAACTGGTTCAAACAATTTTTAGATGATGTACTAGACCATAAATTTATTATCGATATAAATGATCCTCTTTACCCTACTTTACTTCCACATTTTAAAAAAGAAGATTTAATCTACTTTGAACA
This sequence is a window from Halarcobacter bivalviorum. Protein-coding genes within it:
- a CDS encoding molybdopterin molybdotransferase MoeA is translated as MALSVNNALKTIIELNIEPNFEIIPIEESTNRICAETIYAKLPLPRFNNSAMDGYALKFEDIDKEIKVIDTVFAGDNKDINLEEANCVKIMTGAVVPQDATLVVPKENCIEISNEKIKIEDKELKKFSHIRFVGEDVNSGEEILSKGDEINFANITLLSSQGISYIKVYKKPKVIVFASGEELKLHYEKIEDHQIYNSNTPTLLTRCKELNCDVTFIGQARDSVESLESLIKNSLDADLIITSGGVSVGDADFTNEAFLNLGFEEIFKGIKIKPGKPTIFGKINNTYILNLPGNPLASALIFEFFGKVLIQKLLGSNLLYPNCINAKLGVDLKNKKGRITIIPGWFDGEFFFPEDKRLPGMVATLSRSNCIIVLDENVALLKKDSNVKLLPINWKFFRKDYKDYLTYE
- the queC gene encoding 7-cyano-7-deazaguanine synthase QueC, with amino-acid sequence MNKTIKKAVCILSGGMDSTLASYMAKNEGYEIIAVHFNYGQRTEKRELQAFRDICADLQIKEKYEIDIPFFTQIGASALTDSSIDVPTNGVEEGVPVTYVPFRNGIFLSIASAIAEKEEANALFIGVVEEDSSGYPDCTDEFISKMTNAINQGTKESTKIEIKTPLVHLMKNEIVEKSLELNVPLEHTWSCYKEESEACGVCDSCRLRLNGFKKANATDPIKYKE
- a CDS encoding 6-carboxytetrahydropterin synthase, which encodes MTWKISKSFDFCYGHRVWSQTLNSEYSLDPCLKCRHLHGHQGQIVIFLEANELKDGMVTDFKHLNWFKQFLDDVLDHKFIIDINDPLYPTLLPHFKKEDLIYFEQGYYIPDMNKIKEEALHIKEMYEGYVIVDFVPTSENLSAWFLKIASEKMKNLGIKVSSVEFAETPKSKSHVFA